tgaagagcatgcatttagttttacttgcatttaagagcagttggaggccacggaaggagagttgtatggcattgaagctcgcctggaggttagttaacacagtgtctaaagaagggccagaagtatacagaatggtgtcgtctgcccAGAGCTGGATctgagaatcaccagcagcaagaacgacatcattgatgtatacagagaagagagtcggcctgagaatttaacctgtggcaccccaatagagactgccacagtccctccgatttgacacactgaactctatcagagaagtagttggtgaaccaggtgaggcagtcatttgagaaaccaacgCTGTTGAgtttgccgataagaatgtggtgattgacagagtcaaaagccttggccaggttgatgaatacggctgcacagtaatgtctcttatcgatggcggttatgatgtcgtttaggaccttgagcgtggctgaggtgcacccatgacccattctgaaaccagattgctgagcggagaaggtatggtgggatttaaaatggtctgtaatctgtttgttaacttggctttcaaagaccttagaatggcagtgtaggatagatataggtctgtagcagtttgggtctagagtgtctccccctttgaagagggggatgatcgcggcagctttccaatctttgggaatctcagatgatacgaaagagaggttgaacaggctagtaataggggttgcaactaTTTCGGCAGattattttagaaagagagggtccagattgtctagcccggctgatttgaaGGGGTCCacattttgcagctctttcagaacatcagctatctggatttgggtgaaggagaaatggggaggcttggcgagttgctgtggggggtgcagggcagttgaccggggtaggggtagccaggtggaaagcatggccagccgtagaaaatgcttattgaaattctccaTTATAGTGGACTTgtcggtggtgacaatgtttcctagcctcagtgcagtgggcagctgggaggaggtgctcttattctccatggactttactgtgtcccaggacttttttgagtttgtgctacaggatgcaaatttctgtttgaaacagctagccttagctttcctaactgcctgtgtatattggttcttaacttccctgaaaagctgcatatcacgggggctattcgatgctaatgcagtacttcacaggatgtttttgtgctcatcaagggcagtcaggtctggagtgaaccaagggctatatctgttcctggttctacagttTTTGAACGGGCATACTTatttaaaatggtgaggaaggcacttttaaagaataaccaggcatcctctactgatgggatgaggtcaatatccttccaggatacccgggccaggttgatttgaaaggcctgctcgctgaagagttttagggagcgtttgactgtgatgaggggtggtcatttgaccgcagacccattacggaggcaggcaatgaggcaatgatcgctgagatcttggttgaaaacagcagaggtggatttggaggttaggatgatatctatggggGTTCCCGTGTTCTATGAGGGTGCCCCcatgggttcattgataatttgtgtgagattgaggacatcaagcttagattgtaggatggctgtggtgttaagcatgtcccagtttaggtcacctagcagcacgaacTCTGAcaatagatggggggcaatcaattaacatatggtgtccagggcacagctgggggcagagggtggtctatagcaagcggcaatggtgagagacatgtttctggaaaggtggatttttaacagtagaagctcgaattgtttgggtacagacctggatagtaagacagaactctgcaggctatctctgcagtagattgcaactcagccccctttagcagttctatcttgtcggaaaatgttatagttagggatggaaatttcagggctTTTGGTGGCCtttctaagccaggattcagacacggctaggacatccgggttggcagagtgtgctaaagcagtgaataaaacaatcttagggaggaggcttctaatgttaacatgcatgaaaccaaggcttttacagttacagaagtcaacaaatgagagcacctggggaataggagtggagctaggcactgcagggcctggattaacctctacatcaccggaggaacagaggaggattaggataagggtacagctaaaggctataagaactggtcgtccagtacgttcggaacagagagtaaaaggagcaggtttctgagcacaatagaatagattcaaggcaaaatgtacagacaaaggtatggtgggattgtcgtggcagaatcagaattctttaggtaacatttataaataagatgttttattaatTTTCATATGCATGCTTATGTGGGGAAAGTTACTTGGGCCCAGAGAGGGAAGAGGTCGGGTTAGTCTtatctgtgaatgtgtctgtaaactattcctaaaccatgtgaagggatggtgtTATTAATTGGGAACCAGTAaggtggctccacaatgtctgtgtgccagtcacgtCTCTCTGTAagcttgtccaggagggggtgtattttatatatgccattggatgaggtaatgtttttggTTCTAAGTGGTACCAAGAATGAGATAAGAGCTTTGGTTTAGGAGATcaaactgaacaataatttatagctaatgctataaATTATGGGATACTCCTTTTTCTGGTAAAAGGTTATTTGTATataatgttcctaagatctgttattCATCATGTGAGTTTtgatgggtgtgtcttggctataaatgatactaaggactgttttgtaagcactctcagagaattaatttacagacactgaattgatctgagagtcacagggttgtgatgaagctcatataattaaagatggactttatgataactctgacttgtgtgtggtttgctctctcatgatttggtaatacaggaaatttccacgacataaTGTgaatacattggaggtaaacctaggcattgttCATGTCACCGCAtttgtgggaggtggaactaaaggtTTGGCTAAgccatattgagcagggctagaggctctacagtgaagtaagacaataatcactaaccagaacCTCAATGGACaaagcatattgacattagggagaggcatgtgtagccaagtgatcataggagTCCAGTGAGTAGTTAGGCTGGCTGGAGACAcgacgattcagacagctagcaggccggggctagcaagctagcagaagggccttagagggacgtcaCGACAGAGGAAGTCTGTTATAGCCTAATCGTGCAGTTACATCAaatagaccagtcgtgatggagtACTAGGGTTCCGTGTAGCAAAGGGGTtcagtccaattggcaaaataggtacaGTGGCCGAAGAAATTGGCCGAtggatctgtgtgtgtgcttgcttgcgTGCGTGTTACCTGACAGACCGGCTCCTCCAGTCTGTTCCCCCAAATGtagatgtgtgtgagagtgttgtTAGCCTGCATGGCccgagacagagacaccagaccaACAGTAGCTATGTTATTATTGGGGATAGACAACCtggagagacagtaagagagagagggagaagagagagttgGATAAatcctgggttgtgttcagtaggaaCGAAAATGTAGGAAAAGTTTTGAAACAAAGTGAAAAATGTAAGCACTAACTGAACGTGTCCAATAAGTAACACTCAAGGGTTGGGGGTGGGTTaaaggtgaggtgtgtgtgtatgtgtgtctcacgCTTTGAGGTTGCAGGTGGGCAAGGCAATAGCCTGGCTGAGGTAGAGGGCACCATCGTCTTCGATGCGATTGGACGCCAGGTCCAGAATCTCCAAGGTTCCATTGTTCTTCAGGACCTTTGCTAGACACCGCGCCCCGTCACGAGTCACACGGTTACTGAacaaaggacagacagagaggaggggttaTGGCGTGAGTAACTATGAGCATGCTTATGGTGTATGTAAGTATGTGTATGAGCTTTGAGTGTATGACGTTTCTGTGCAtggtgcgtgtgtctgtgtacggtgtgtgtgtaccAGCGTAAGTCCAGGTATTTGAGGGTGTAGTTGGTTCTCAGGGCGTCAGTGAGTCTCTCCACTCCATAGTCAGTCATGCCCATCTTTCCCAGGTGCAGCTCCCTCAGACACTGATTAACTACCAACATACCTGACAGATGGACCGCTGTCTCCTCCTATGATAGAGAGAACCTGATGAAGGCAGCGTAGCTGTCGAAACGTGGCTTTACTAAACGTATTGCATAGTAGCCATTCGAGTTTGCAGCTTTTATTTTCTCAGAAAGAGACAGAGCCACACAAAAGATGCGCATATGTTCTGACACGGTAGTCTTTCTGAAGACCACATCTTAGTACACGTTGTGTGCAGTGTACCTGGTGGCTGAAGAGTAGAGGTCTGCTGATGTTGACAGATCGGAGGCTCTTGTTGTTGTTCAAGACGATGGCAAACGCTATCACACTCTGAGTCCCCTatgcagagagagagcgcgagacagtgGCCATGGCCGAATACCCAAACTTGCATCCTAAATAGTAGGTCGTTTGAGCATGAGAGAAAATGTTGTCTAATAGTACGCCAAATTGTTCTTAAAAATTGAATATACTTTAAATGCCCGGATGTCATTCTCATTTTGGCTCTGACAACAGCTCATCAATTACATATGGGGATGCACTACTGAAATCAACAAATAGCGGGAAACAACACAATCGCGCATGACAAATTCTCAGTATGCGAAAATATAATGTTTTATAGCATGTGAATTTTCAAAATTCGTGTAtggtttaaatgccaggatgttatACTAATTTCAGCTCTTCGTCAAGTAAAATTCAATGCACATGTTTCCACAATGCACAGGAAGATGTGGTCTGCGAGTGATAGGCCCTGGTTCTCTTCAAGTAACCAAACAACAAAACAAAGCTATTTAATTGGGAAGATGACGAATAGCGAAGCTTCTGCGGTGGTGTCCAAGTGCAGGCGAAATATTTTTTGTTCTCCTTAAAATCTTACTTTTTTTTGTGGATTTCTGTTTTCTCATTTAAAAGGGTTGCTTGTTCTCTTGGCCTTCATCAGAGCTTTTAAAGTAAATACTAAACCATCTTTTGATTTGTGAATGTGTCGGCACTGGAGACGCAGGATGTGGCTGCGGTAATGATGTCATTTTAATCAGGCCTTTTGATTTAAACATATGGATTGTTTAGTTTTGGGCAGATATCTAAGCTTGGACGTCGGCCCACCACCTTAAGCTTAACCTCGACAAGGTGGAgatgctcttcctcccggggaaagcctgcccgctccaagacctccatcatggttgacaactcgacggtgtccccctcccagagCGCCAATAACCTTGgcctgaccctggacaacaccctgtagtTCTCtgaaaacatcaaagcagtgactcgctcctgcaggttcatggtCTACAACATcggtagagtacgaccctacctcacacaggaagtggtgcAGGTCCTAAACCTGGCACTTGTTGTTGGCTGGGCTCCGCGCTTGTACcgtcaaacccctgcaacttatccagtacactgcagcccacctggtgttcaaccttcccaactTCTCCCATGTCACCACACTCGCCCACACAGTCCACTGGCTCGCATCCACcacaagaccatggtacttgcctatggagcagcaagaggaactgctgccccctaccttcaggctctgctcaaaccctacatcccaacTCGGACACAGCCAGTATGTGTATGTGAGAGTGTGTGGCGCATGTgttaccaggtcagagtcagCCACGTCCAGCTCCTGTAGTGTAGAGTTGACCTGCAGCATGCTTGCGAAGTGCATGGCTCCTCCGTTCCCTATCTTATTACCAGTCAGCCTCAGAGACAGGAGGGTATCATTAGACTGGAGAtagggaaaaacacacacactttacatggTGTATACAAATGGAGAAATCATGTATTGAAGACTTCCTGTATGTTCTTTTATGTGGTCTATATAGCTACTGCATAGTGTGTTTataaataatgtatatatacagttgaagtcggaagtttacatacaccttagccaaatacatttaaactctgttttttgtgtgtgttttttttacaattcctgacatttaatcctagtaacaattaagatcaccaatttattttaagaatgtaaaatgtcagaataatagtagagaaaatgatttaattcagcttttgtttctttcatcacattcccagtgggtcagaagtttacatatactcaattagtatttggtaggattgcctttaaattgtttaacttgggtcaaatgtttcagggagccttccacaagcttcctacaataagttgtgtgaatgttggcccattcctcctgacagagctggtgtaactgagtcaggtttgtaggcctccttgcttgcacacactttttcagttctgctgaCAAATTTGCTATAGGATTatggtcggggctttgtgatggccactccaataccttgactttgttgtctttaagccattttgccacaactttggaagtatgcttggggtcattgcccaatttgcaaccaagttttaacttcctgactgatgtcttgagatgttgcttcaatatatccacataatttacctccctcatgatgcaatctattttatgaagtgcaccagtccctcctgcaacaaagcacccccacaacatgccgctgccaccctcgtgcttcacggttgagatggtgttctttggcttgcaagcctccccctgtccccccaaacacaacgatggtcattatggccaaacagttctatttttgtttcatcagaccagaggacatttctccaaaaagtacgatctttgtccccatgtgcagttccaaactatagtctggcttttttttatggcgggtttggagcagtggcttcctccttgttgagcagcctttcaggttatgtcgatataggacttgttttactgtgaatatagatacttttgtacctgtttcctccagcatcttcacacagtcatttgctgttgttctgggattgatttgcacttttcgcaccaaagtacgttcatctctaggagacagaacgtgtctccttcctgagcggtatggcggctgcgtggtcccatggtgtttatacttgcgcactattgtttttacagatgaacgtggtaccttcaggcatttggaaattgctcccaatgatgtatcagacttgtggaggtctacaatttcttttttgaggtcttggctgatttcttttgattttcccatgatgtcaagcaaagaggcactgagtttgaaggtaggccttgatatacatccacaggtacatctccaattgactcaaattatgtaatttagccaaacagaagcttctaaatccatgacataattttctggaattttccaagctgttaaaggcacagtcaacttagtgtatgtaaacttctaacccaatGGAATTGGGATACAGTGGGATACAATaataagtgaaatgatctgtcttttaacaattgttggaaaaatgacttgtgtcatgcacaaagtagatgtcctaaccgacttgccaaaactatagtttgttaacaagaaatttgtggagtggatgaaaaacgagttttaatgactccaaagtgtatgtaaacttcagacttgaACTGTACATACAGTCAAACTCTTTGCAATGTATTCAGCTCCGTCTGTCTGAATGTCGTTACACGTCAGGTCCAAAGAGCGCAGACACACGTTCTCCTGACACAATataacacacaacaacacacagcttAATATACACTTCACAACAGCATGTCTGGATTTTAGGAAATGGGACCAGTGTTCTAATCGACCTCCATTATATGTGACCAGGTTACCTTGAGGAGGTCAGCGAGGTGTCCCGCCCCCTCATCTGTGATGCAGTTGTACCTCAAATCCAGACCTGTCAATCAACAACACACCTGGATGAACAACAAGACACATGGACATAAGAGTGCATCTCAATATCTACAAGGGAAGTtctttcctctccttcatctTCACTGATCTACGCAGGGTCAGCGTTATGGGCGGGCCTTTTGGGGGGCTGGCCCGCCCTACCGTACCTCTTTGCCCatccaaataaaacattttaatattAATAATTTATTTCACAGAGACGCGCACCGACAGAAAGACATTAATTCAATTAAAGAATCCAAGCGAGTGAAACAGCTCCCCTCTGTCTCGGTATGTGTAGACCacgtatctgatgctgtctggacagtgaaacagctcccctctgtctcagtatgtgtagaccacgtatctgatgctgtctggacagtagtgaccaacagctctgtcttgaccctctgtctcagtatgtgtagaccacgtatctgatgctgtctggacagtgaaacagctcccctctgtctcagtatgtgtagaccacgtatctgatgctgtctggacagtgaaacagcacccctctgtctcagtatgtgtagaccacgtatctgatgctgtctggacagtgaaacagctcccctctgtctcagtatgtgtagaccatgtatctgatgctatctggacagtgaaacagctcccctctgtctcagtatgtgtagaccatgtatctgatgctgtctggacagtgaaacagctcccctctgtctcagtatgtgtagaccaagtatctgatgctgtctggaccaaaagAGTGTGGCGTGGCATACTAtttctgtccagacagcatcagatacttAGGGTACATATAGTGCTGTTttgctcgctcggatgctttctccagtgaCATAGATTCAGCAAAGAGGAAGAGGCCAAGCGCGAGGGTTCACTCTTGTCAAAATCTGTCCAGAATAAgcccagagtggcgcagcggtctaaggtttgatcccgggctgtatcacaaccgtccgtgatcgggagtcccatagggcggcacacaattggcccagcgtcgtccgggttaggggagggtttggccagggtaggccgtcattgtaaataagaatttgttcaaaactcacttgcctagtt
The window above is part of the Oncorhynchus masou masou isolate Uvic2021 chromosome 30, UVic_Omas_1.1, whole genome shotgun sequence genome. Proteins encoded here:
- the lrrc34 gene encoding leucine-rich repeat-containing protein 34; amino-acid sequence: MGSITDVYSSVCKELKLQTNRYIFEVLQETEGKTGDITLKLTGNDRLRKVEQVTNKDALALSRTLRDNDSVTGLDLRYNCITDEGAGHLADLLKENVCLRSLDLTCNDIQTDGAEYIAKSLTSNDTLLSLRLTGNKIGNGGAMHFASMLQVNSTLQELDVADSDLGTQSVIAFAIVLNNNKSLRSVNISRPLLFSHQEETAVHLSGMLVVNQCLRELHLGKMGMTDYGVERLTDALRTNYTLKYLDLRCNRVTRDGARCLAKVLKNNGTLEILDLASNRIEDDGALYLSQAIALPTCNLKALSIPNNNIATVGLVSLSRAMQANNTLTHIYIWGNRLEEPVCQAFSDLLSSGRLSSEQTDVCVYEVDGCVCLAEVFHGLKRHYYWTPSYGQDVNPASNAAVALTNPQLYPNSSHTP